The Candidatus Cloacimonadota bacterium region AATATTTGATAACTACGCTATTTTTCTCGGAGGTGGACTATATGCAACATATACTACTGGATATACGTACTCAATCATCTTCGACCCCGTAAACCGCTGCTCAATCTACAATAACCGTTCCGGGTCGGGACAGGACATCTATATCCAACATGCTACCGCTGACTTATATATGCCTTTTGACACCTTTTCCGTGGCGGAACCGAGTAATTATTACGCAGTATATTTAAGTGACGATCCCTTAATCAACAACTACCGGATCAATTTTGATATCCTGAATGCGCACCATCAGGAGATTGATAGCGATCTCTATGTCTCAGCGAACGGTGATGATGCCAACGACGGCTTAAGCCCGGCTACGGCTCTGAAAACCATCCACGAGGCGATCTATAGGATTGCCGCCGACAGCCTTTGTCAGAAGACGGTGCATATCCTGCCCGGCGAATATTCCCGCACTGATAACGACCAGACCTTTCCTATCGCCCTTAAGAGCTGGGTGATGGTGCAAGGCAGTGGCATTGACACCACCACCGTTATCGGTGAACCACATCCGGAGATACCGTTGGGGTATGGCGATGCGGACTTTGCGTTTGCAAGTTTCACAGAATCAGTAATCACCATGCAAGACCTGTCGATCACTTCACGTTATTCGGATAACAGTAATGCAATACTATTGTACAGGATGGGATGTCTAAACTTGACAAATGTGAGGGTACATGATGTCATGGTCGATTACACTCCGGCAATACTTGGAGCAATGCAGGATGCACACGATAGTGTTTGGAATAACGTAACCATCGAGGACTATAGTTGGAATTTACACCAACGCTTGAGACTCAACTACAAAAAGAATGGTTGTTTACTAAAAAGGGAGGAACCATGAAAATAGCTGGATTTCTGTTATCAATAGTCCTATGTTTCTCATTGCAGTTAAATGCAATTGATGACTTGGAGACAATGACAACACTCGAAGGAGAATTCGACGGATCCTGGTTTGGGCATAAAGTGATTTCTATGGATTTTAACGGCGATGGTTACGATGACTTGATCGTACATTCCCCCAATTGGAATCCCAGTGGAGTCTATACCAATAGACAATTTTGGGGGAAGATATACTTTTTTTGGGGTGGCCCCAATATGAATAATGAGCCGGATTTTGCAATCGAGGGATCACAAAACTGGGAACATTACACGGTAAATATGATAAATGCAGGAGATATCAATGGAGACGGTATAGATGATTTGGCGATAACTTTACCCATTGATTATCGTACTAGTGAGATCTCGGTTTACTATGGGACAGCCAACCCAACTGGAATATCGGACCTGACAATCACGATTCCTTTTGATGTTAACAGCATGATATATGCAGAGCCTCTTGGGGATATCAACGGTGATGGTCATGCAGATTTGGTGATACATACTTGTCCTTGGAAATCATACACTAATAGACTAATCATCTGGACAGGCAATGATGTGCCATTGGTGACGCTGGCTGAAACTTGCAATGGCACGGTAGCAACAGCGGCTATTGGACTTGGAGACGTTAATGGTGATGGGATTGATGATTATTTTCTGCAGTATGGCATTCCAGGAGGAACAAACATGGATAGCAGAGTAGTGCTATACTATGGGGATACCAATTTCCCGACAGTCGATAGCTTAGTTATTGCTGAGAATACAAATGCGATAACAAACAGATCTGCAAGTCCCTTGGGTGATTTAAATAATGATGGATACGCGGATTTTGAGTTTATGGCTAAAGTATGGTTAGGAGGACCGGAGATGACCCCAGATCATGATCTCGAACTTACCTACCACTGCCTCTACCATGAATGGTACAGTCCCGTGTACAATGTTGGCACCCCATTTGTGTATGGAGATCTAAATGGGGACGGTTATGACGATATTATCGGGTCAACACATAAAATTCATTATTATGAAGGCGAGGCTGGTATCTGGGTGGGAGGCCCGAACATGGATGGGTTAATAGACCTATATCTATATCCACCCAGTGACTATGGAACCAGGAATTTCGGATGGTCTAAAGCTGCAGGGGATTTTAATGGTGATGGGTTGTGTGATCTTGCAGTTTCTGCCCCACGTTGGGGAACGGGTGGTACTCACAACTGGAACACTCCAGGGAAGGTTTTTGTCTACTCCGGCAATGCAGCTTTGACAGATCCAGCAATTGCCATAGACGACCAGGTAGAGGCTGAACCGAGCTGGGAGCTCAATGTATATCCCAATCCTTTACGGGCAAACGATCAGATAAATATAGATATTTTAGGTTCCGGATATAAAGCGTCCGATCCGCTAAGGCTGGAGCTGTTTAATGTGAGAGGTCAAAAAGTTTTTAGCACCGAGTATGCTGGCGGGACTTTTAACGGCAGACCGCTCTCTATACCCATGCCGGAAGGCGCAAGTGGCTTGCACATTCTTCGAATTGTGCAAAATAAGATAACTGTGATAAGCAAGAAAATCTGTATTCTAGAATAGGAGGAACAATGAGTTGGAATTTGCACCAACGTTTGAGACTCAACTCAAAAATGGCAAGATAGCCGGATCAAAAAAAGTAATCTTAATGTAAGAAAGGAGATAAAAATGAAACAAATCTATTGCGTAGTTCTGTTGCTGCTTGCCACGATTGTGGCATTAAGTTCACAGAATCAGATGGATTTAATCACCGCTATCTACGGTGAGTTCAATAATGACCTGTTTGGATTGCATCTGCTGGCTATGGACTTCAATGGAGATGGCTATGATGATTTGATCGTGAAATCAGACAGATGGAACAATACAGGAATATATGATAGTGAGTATCGTCCCGGTAAAATCTATTTTTATTGGGGCGGACCGGACTTTGACAATATCCCTGATTTCGTGCTGGAAGGTCAATGGCACCAACATTACGGGGGAAACTACAGTTCATCGCAACTTTGTAACGCCGGAGATATGAACGGTGATGGTATTGATGACTTGGCAATCATCAGCAGTTATGATACTATTTGGGGCTACCCCAAGAGTATTGACCTATTTTTGGGAAGCTCAAACCCACAGACTGTACCGGATTACACGATAACCTATCCCGATACTATGGTAGAGCCCCGCGCACTCGGCGACATAAACGGCGACGGAAAAGCTGACTTGGGCATAATGGGATACTATAACAGTCCAAGGGCTCCTTTTTGCTATATTTGGACGGATTTGGAATCTGACCCTGTGCTTTTCCGGAGCATGACCGGAGGAGGATTGATTTATCTAACCGGAGTAGGGGATATAAATAATGATGGATATGACGACACTTACCTGACTCTGCCAATTGATCCGACAC contains the following coding sequences:
- a CDS encoding DUF1565 domain-containing protein, with translation IFDNYAIFLGGGLYATYTTGYTYSIIFDPVNRCSIYNNRSGSGQDIYIQHATADLYMPFDTFSVAEPSNYYAVYLSDDPLINNYRINFDILNAHHQEIDSDLYVSANGDDANDGLSPATALKTIHEAIYRIAADSLCQKTVHILPGEYSRTDNDQTFPIALKSWVMVQGSGIDTTTVIGEPHPEIPLGYGDADFAFASFTESVITMQDLSITSRYSDNSNAILLYRMGCLNLTNVRVHDVMVDYTPAILGAMQDAHDSVWNNVTIEDYSWNLHQRLRLNYKKNGCLLKREEP
- a CDS encoding FG-GAP-like repeat-containing protein; translated protein: MKIAGFLLSIVLCFSLQLNAIDDLETMTTLEGEFDGSWFGHKVISMDFNGDGYDDLIVHSPNWNPSGVYTNRQFWGKIYFFWGGPNMNNEPDFAIEGSQNWEHYTVNMINAGDINGDGIDDLAITLPIDYRTSEISVYYGTANPTGISDLTITIPFDVNSMIYAEPLGDINGDGHADLVIHTCPWKSYTNRLIIWTGNDVPLVTLAETCNGTVATAAIGLGDVNGDGIDDYFLQYGIPGGTNMDSRVVLYYGDTNFPTVDSLVIAENTNAITNRSASPLGDLNNDGYADFEFMAKVWLGGPEMTPDHDLELTYHCLYHEWYSPVYNVGTPFVYGDLNGDGYDDIIGSTHKIHYYEGEAGIWVGGPNMDGLIDLYLYPPSDYGTRNFGWSKAAGDFNGDGLCDLAVSAPRWGTGGTHNWNTPGKVFVYSGNAALTDPAIAIDDQVEAEPSWELNVYPNPLRANDQINIDILGSGYKASDPLRLELFNVRGQKVFSTEYAGGTFNGRPLSIPMPEGASGLHILRIVQNKITVISKKICILE